A window of the Lactuca sativa cultivar Salinas chromosome 5, Lsat_Salinas_v11, whole genome shotgun sequence genome harbors these coding sequences:
- the LOC111891736 gene encoding uncharacterized protein LOC111891736 isoform X1 — protein sequence MGQTFGKEENKDIGPLVGKCYDKYFADPTKKWNSAEFYHAVCETVEEMNKMLGSTQFHVPKSSTLEQAYNMCYFGEINVIQILMRSLEWNHGNELQKHHKGKEKSLSKDEFQKILQDIILDSGVTGMGIKDILLFIFGIPVITTFIKQRAAPNAVPNDVFIPAVTSASVFLLAKLNKI from the exons ATGGGACAAACTTTTG GAAAAGAGGAAAATAAAGATATTGGTCCTTTGGTGGGGAAATGCTATGACAAATATTTTGCAGATCCAACCAAGAAATGGAACTCAGCTGAGTTTTATCATGCAGTTTGTGAGACAGTCGA AGAAATGAACAAGATGCTTGGGAGCACACAGTTTCATGTCCCAAAGAGTTCTACCCTTGAACAAGCCTACAAC ATGTGTTATTTTGGGGAAATAAATGTGATACAAATCTTGATGAGATCTTTGGAATGGAATCATGGGAATGAATTGCAGAAGCACCATAAAGGAAAAGAGAAGTCCTTGAGCAAGGACGAGTTTCAGAAGATCTTGCAGGATATAATCCTGGATTCCGGAGTTACCGGAATGGGAATCAAAGACATACTCCTCTTCATCTTCGGAATCCCAGTCATCACCACATTTATCAAACAGCGCGCAGCTCCAAATGCCGTTCCGAATGACGTATTCATTCCGGCCGTCACTTCCGCAAGTGTATTCCTCCTTGCAAAACTTAACAAGATATGA
- the LOC111891771 gene encoding bZIP transcription factor 17, with the protein MAEEVQAVADPLASLPIPPLSSSIFSDDLTLPDDFLPYDDGDFDITFDDLHLPSDTEDFFNSAFNPTNPIDLSSSDPEFNDFVSDPETVVAESGNLSEHQGSDVSGFLNIPSPDNSGKDFLGETVMVLDSLSPESRTENPVSSQGSGNCGSAGSDAAMNCPSPDSGNSVVDQKVKRESGSNFMLKRKKETPEGNSESRTIKYQRSNGTSTTTENSNEIDGKDEKKKARLIRNRESAQLSRQRKKHYVEELEDKVRAMHSTIQDLNARITYFAAENATLRQQMVAGGGGVVCPPPVMYPPHPAMPPMGYPWMPCPPYVVKSQGSQVPLVPIPRLKPQQPTSSQKSKKVEVKKTEATTKTKTKTKKVASISFLGLLLFIVLFGGLVPIMNVKFSGVTDGGFSGVSKDYMFYEQQQQPGRVLMGDDHVNGTNHRTGITNGRAHEHNASEPLVASLYVPRNDKLVKIDGNLIIHSVLASEKAMASMEEQGMTKKEDTGLAVALDLVPAISIPKAGRNSGRQPHIYRSSSDHQRILSSDKEKLKSKHADGKLQQWFREGLAGPMLSSGMCTEVFQFDVSVASASGALVSATSTANITAEDRHNSTYITNVKNRRILHSLPIPLSATTTTTNITKEQVAGNSSKHEEHHKNNSVSSMVVSVLFDPREGGDGGGDVEGMMGGAKSFSRIFVVVLLDSVKYVTYSCMLPLKGASHLVTA; encoded by the exons atggccgAAGAAGTGCAGGCCGTCGCCGATCCGTTAGCCTCTCTACCAATTCCCCCTCTCAGCTCCTCCATATTCTCCGATGACCTCACATTACCCGACGATTTTCTACCCTACGACGATGGAGACTTCGACATCACCTTTGACGATTTACACCTCCCTTCAGACACCGAAGACTTTTTCAACTCCGCCTTCAATCCTACTAATCCGATTGATCTATCATCTTCTGATCCTGAATTCAATGACTTCGTGTCTGACCCCGAAACCGTCGTTGCGGAGTCCGGTAATTTGTCGGAACATCAAGGATCGGATGTTTCTGGATTTCTTAACATTCCGTCACCGGATAATTCCGGTAAAGATTTTCTTGGGGAAACTGTCATGGTTTTGGATAGTCTGTCTCCGGAATCGAGAACTGAGAATCCGGTTTCGTCTCAGGGTTCCGGAAATTGCGGCTCCGCCGGATCGGATGCCGCTATGAATTGTCCGTCACCTGATTCTGGCAATTCCGTTGTTGATCAGAAGGTGAAACGGGAATCAGGTAGTAATttcatgttaaagagaaagaaagagacgCCTGAGGGGAACTCGGAATCCAGGACAATCAAGTACCAAAGGTCAAATGGAACTTCGACAACGACTGAGAATTCGAATGAAATTGACGGAAAAGACGAGAAGAAGAAGGCGAGGCTGATAAGGAACCGGGAGAGCGCACAACTTTCACGACAGAGGAAGAAACATTATGTCGAGGAGTTAGAGGATAAGGTCAGGGCAATGCATTCAACTATCCAAGATTTGAATGCTAGAATAACTTACTTTGCAGCAGAGAACGCAACTTTAAGGCAACAAATGGTTGCAGGCGGTGGCGGTGTTGTATGCCCGCCTCCTGTAATGTACCCACCACACCCTGCAATGCCGCCTATGGGATATCCTTGGATGCCATGTCCACCTTATGTAGTCAAATCACAGGGTTCTCAGGTACCATTAGTTCCAATTCCCAGATTGAAACCCCAACAACCTACATCATCACAGAAATCCAAGAAGGTTGAAGTGAAGAAAACTGAAGCTACAaccaaaacaaaaaccaaaaccaaaaaggTTGCTAGCATTAGCTTCCTCGGGTTATTGCTATTTATCGTCCTCTTCGGTGGGTTAGTTCCAATTATGAATGTGAAATTCAGTGGAGTAACAGATGGTGGCTTTTCTGGTGTATCTAAAGATTATATGTTCTACGAACAGCAGCAGCAACCAGGGAGGGTGTTGATGGGTGATGATCATGTTAATGGGACTAACCATAGAACAGGTATAACTAATGGAAGAGCACATGAACATAACGCCAGTGAGCCTCTCGTTGCATCTCTTTATGTCCCAAGAAACGATAAGCTTGTGAAAATCGATGGGAATTTGATAATCCATTCTGTTCTAGCAAGCGAGAAAGCCATGGCTTCAATGGAAGAACAAGGAATGACTAAAAAGGAGGATACTGGTTTGGCAGTTGCTCTAGATTTAGTCCCTGCTATCTCCATTCCAAAAGCGGGAAGAAACAGTGGAAGACAACCACATATTTACAGGTCTTCAAGCGATCATCAAAGGATTCTCTCATCAGACAAAGAGAagttgaagtcaaaacatgctgATGGAAAACTGCAACAATGGTTTCGTGAAGGTCTTGCTG GGCCTATGTTAAGTTCTGGTATGTGCACTGAAGTATTTCAGTTCGATGTCTCGGTGGCTTCTGCTTCCGGAGCTTTAGTTTCGGCGACATCCACCGCCAATATCACCGCCGAAGACCGCCATAACTCCACCTACATTACCAACGTGAAAAACCGGCGGATCCTCCACAGCCTCCCGATTCCCCTTTcggcaaccaccaccaccaccaacatcaCAAAAGAACAAGTGGCGGGAAACAGCTCAAAGCATGAAGAACATCACAAGAACAATTCGGTTTCATCGATGGTGGTTTCGGTGTTGTTTGACCCTCGGGAGGGCggcgatggtggtggtgatgtggAGGGGATGATGGGTGGGGCCAAGTCGTTTTCGAGGATATTTGTTGTTGTTTTATTAGACAGTGTTAAGTATGTGACCTACTCTTGCATGCTTCCACTTAAGGGAGCTAGTCATTTAGTAACAGCATAA
- the LOC111891747 gene encoding phosphatidylinositol 4-phosphate 5-kinase 4 translates to MKAWEATIRKTQQAKKQATNIFGSAHVAHVDDEDTDQLENHAAGEIYHAERFLSNGDYYTGNWSENFPHGFGKYWWTDGCMYVGDWCRGKTMGRGTFSWPSGASYDGEFKSGYMDGEGTYTGPNGDTYRGHWVMNLKHGHGVKEYTNGDTYEGEWCRGLQEANGKYNWKGGSHYDGEWKNGTMSGKGKLIWPDGSMYEGEWEECLPKGNGTFQWADGSSYVGNWSTDSGEQDLTFNPSSDDVKHDPQEVFDVYLKDCFISPQDKVPILPSQKKLAIWRSSKGTEPSVRPRRMSVDGRLDASMDKDLARMRMLDDTERTMKARDDASLISGNALSEGSPIRLPKVVKKQGETISKGHKNYELMLNLQLGIRHSVGRPGPVPSLDLKSSAFNPKEKVWTRFPPEGSKYTPPHQSCEFRWKDYCPLVFRTLRMLFKVDAADYMLSICGNDALRELSSPGKSGSFFYLTHDDRYMIKTIKKAEVKAILRMLSAYYNHFRSFEHTLLTKFYGLHCVKLTGPAQKKVRFIIMGNLFCTDHVIHRRFDLKGSSLGRITDKPESEIQTTTILKDLDLNFMFRLEKTWIEEFRRQIDRDCDFLEQERIMDYSLLVGLHFKDTNSDLDDSAYHVSDPGGSKLGISMHTRVEKMERKNEMELIGEPTGVCYDVVMFFGIIDILQDYDITKKLEHAYKSFQYDPTSISAVDPRNYSRRFRDFILKIFIEDE, encoded by the exons ATGAAGGCATGGGAGGCAACAATCCGGAAAACACAACAAGCGAAGAAACAAGCCACCAACATCTTTGGGTCAGCCCATGTGGCCCACGTAGACGATGAAGACACCGATCAACTTGAGAATCATGCTGCTGGGGAGATCTACCACGCTGAAAGATTCCTATCAAACGGAGACTACTACACCGGAAACTGGTCGGAAAACTTCCCTCATGGTTTCGGTAAGTATTGGTGGACCGATGGCTGCATGTATGTAGGCGACTGGTGTCGTGGAAAAACCATGGGAAGAGGCACATTCAGTTGGCCTTCAGGAGCCTCTTATGATGGCGAATTCAAGAGTGGGTATATGGATGGAGAAGGCACCTACACAGGCCCCAACGGAGACACATACAGAGGGCATTGGGTCATGAACTTGAAACATGGACATGGGGTGAAGGAATACACCAATGGAGATACGTATGAAGGCGAGTGGTGTAGAGGATTACAAGAAGCTAATGGAAAGTACAATTGGAAAGGTGGAAGTCATTACGATGGCGAATGGAAAAACGGAACCATGTCTGGGAAGGGTAAATTGATCTGGCCTGATGGAAGCATGTACGAAGGGGAATGGGAAGAATGTTTACCAAAAGGAAATGGAACGTTTCAATGGGCAGATGGGAGTTCTTATGTCGGAAATTGGAGTACAGATTCAGGAGAGCAGGACTTGACATTTAATCCTTCATCTGACGATGTTAAACATGATCCACAAGAAGTTTTTGATGTTTATCTCAAGGATTGCTTTATTTCCCCTCAAGATAAAGTTCCGATCTTGCCATCACAAAAGAAACTAGCAATTTGGAGATCTTCTAAAGGAACTGAACCTTCAGTTAGACCAAGAAGGATGTCTGTTGATGGGAGATTGGATGCAAGTATGGACAAAGACCTTGCTAGAATGCGGATGTTGGATGACACAGAAAGGACCATGAAAGCTAGGGATGATGCATCGTTAATATCTGGTAATGCGTTATCTGAAGGAAGTCCAATTCGGCTTCCAAAAGTTGTAAAGAAACAAGGCGAGACCATATCTAAAGGGCATAAGAATTATGAACTTATGCTTAATTTGCAACTAGGGATCAG GCATTCTGTAGGAAGACCAGGTCCAGTTCCCTCCTTAGACTTGAAATCTTCTGCTTTTAATCCAAAAGAGAAAGTTTGGACAAGATTCCCACCAGAGGGATCTAAATACACCCCTCCTCATCAATCTTGTGAATTCAGATGGAAGGATTATTGCCCCTTAGTTTTCAG GACATTAAGGATGTTGTTCAAGGTGGATGCAGCTGATTACATGTTATCAATATGTGGGAACGATGCCCTTCGAGAGCTGTCTTCCCCTGGAAAGAGTGGAAGCTTCTTTTACCTCACGCATGATGATCGCTACATGATCAAAACCATCAAAAAAGCTGAAGTCAAA GCTATACTAAGGATGCTATCGGCATACTACAACCATTTTCGCTCATTTGAGCATACCCTACTCACCAAGTTCTACGGATTACACTGTGTGAAGTTAACTGGTCCAGCACAAAAGAAG GTACGTTTTATCATCATGGGAAACCTTTTCTGCACCGATCACGTCATTCACAGACGATTCGACTTAAAAGGGTCTTCCCTTGGTCGGATCACGGATAAACCCGAGTCAGAAATCCAGACCACCACTATACTTAAAGACCTTGATCTCAACTTCATGTTTCGATTGGAGAAAACTTGGATCGAAGAATTTAGAAG GCAAATCGATAGGGATTGTGATTTTCTCGAGCAGGAGAGAATCATGGATTACAGCCTCTTGGTTGGTCTTCACTTCAAAGACACAAATAGCGACTTAG ATGATTCGGCATACCATGTTTCAGACCCTGGAGG GTCGAAGTTAGGAATCAGCATGCACACACGAGTTGAAAAGATGGAGAGAAAGAACGAAATGGAGCTAATAGGTGAACCAACGGGGGTGTGTTATGATGTTGTAATGTTTTTTGGTATCATAGACATACTTCAAGACTATGACATCACCAAGAAACTCGAGCATGCTTACAAGTCCTTCCAATACGACCCAACATCCATATCAGCCGTTGATCCTCGAAATTATTCTAGACGTTTTCGTGATTTCATACTCAAAATTTTTATAGAGGACGAGTAG
- the LOC111891713 gene encoding uncharacterized protein LOC111891713 → MEYKHFNHEHNLSMYQVQPGQQLRCSGCDKFCDKTIYACWHCKFFLHEHCGNATRYIRHPFHTPHPLILSPYPTYPSNCFLCNACGTTGTRFSYCCALCEVDLHVNCAFLPPKVTHKAHPHELLLNVSNRTQDQNATNQVCKICRKSLDCKHWSYECGVCANYGVHTLCATAEVKMGLYQMDDGSDTESDQGQGAPKPQQAAPTAQQGPSEGQVQVELTPQEALAFLHLMGLTNTNGASYV, encoded by the exons ATGGAATACAAGCATTTCAACCATGAGCACAACCTCTCGATGTACCAAGTGCAGCCAGGGCAACAGCTGCGTTGCTCTGGCTGCGACAAATTCTGTGATAAAACCATTTACGCTTGTTGGCACTGCAAATTTTTTCTTCACGAGCATTGTGGAAACGCTACTCGATACATACGACACCCTTTTCACACACCTCATCCTCTCATTCTTAGCCCATACCCAACTTACCCTTCAAATTGCTTCTTATGTAACGCCTGTGGAACCACGggaacaaggttttcatattgTTGTGCGTTATGTGAAGTCGATCTCCATGTCAATTGTGCTTTCCTCCCCCCAAAG GTAACACATAAGGCTCATCCACATGAGCTACTTCTTAACGTTAGCAATCGAACCCAAGATCAAAATGCAACAAACCAAGTGTGCAAGATATGTAGAAAGTCGTTGGATTGTAAGCATTGGTCGTATGAATGTGGTGTATGTGCAAACTATGGTGTTCATACGTTGTGTGCGACAGCTGAGGTAAAAATGGGTCTGTATCAGATGGATGATGGGTCGGATACAGAGTCTGATCAGGGGCAGGGTGCACCGAAGCCTCAACAGGCTGCACCAACGGCTCAGCAGGGCCCAAGTGAGGGTCAGGTTCAGGTGGAACTAACACCACAGGAAGCTCTTGCATTTCTTCATCTCATGGGACTTACTAACACCAATGGTGCTTCTTATGTATAA
- the LOC111891736 gene encoding uncharacterized protein LOC111891736 isoform X2 — protein MGQTFGKEENKDIGPLVGKCYDKYFADPTKKWNSAEFYHAVCETVEEMNKMLGSTQFHVPKSSTLEQAYNKHHKGKEKSLSKDEFQKILQDIILDSGVTGMGIKDILLFIFGIPVITTFIKQRAAPNAVPNDVFIPAVTSASVFLLAKLNKI, from the exons ATGGGACAAACTTTTG GAAAAGAGGAAAATAAAGATATTGGTCCTTTGGTGGGGAAATGCTATGACAAATATTTTGCAGATCCAACCAAGAAATGGAACTCAGCTGAGTTTTATCATGCAGTTTGTGAGACAGTCGA AGAAATGAACAAGATGCTTGGGAGCACACAGTTTCATGTCCCAAAGAGTTCTACCCTTGAACAAGCCTACAAC AAGCACCATAAAGGAAAAGAGAAGTCCTTGAGCAAGGACGAGTTTCAGAAGATCTTGCAGGATATAATCCTGGATTCCGGAGTTACCGGAATGGGAATCAAAGACATACTCCTCTTCATCTTCGGAATCCCAGTCATCACCACATTTATCAAACAGCGCGCAGCTCCAAATGCCGTTCCGAATGACGTATTCATTCCGGCCGTCACTTCCGCAAGTGTATTCCTCCTTGCAAAACTTAACAAGATATGA
- the LOC111891735 gene encoding uncharacterized protein LOC111891735: protein MENIRRASHAGSWYSSNSQTLEAELDGWLRECGLPKSPDVRGVIAPHAGYSYSGRAAAFAFGNIDPTNITRIFLLGPSHHHYTPKCALSRATIYKTPIGDLPIDLEVIEELKATGKFDMMDIEVDEAEHSMEMHLPYLAKVFRGHSVKVVPIMVGAVSTENEAMYGRLLSKYIDDPKNFFSVSSDFCHWGSRFNYMHYDKKHGAIHKSIEALDKMGMEIIETGDPDEFKHYLLETDNTICGRHPISVFLHMSKNCSTKIKIKFLRYEQSSHCKSMRDSSVSYASAVAKSE, encoded by the exons ATGGAGAACATCAGGAGAGCATCGCACGCAGGTTCATGGTACTCCAGTAATT CTCAAACATTAGAAGCAGAGCTTGATGGATGGCTTAGGGAATGTGGTTTGCCCAAATCTCCAGATGTCAGAGGTGTAATTGCTCC ACATGCAGGTTATTCTTATTCTGGACGTGCAGCTGCTTTTGCATTTGGAAACATTGATCCAACTAACAT TACTCGTATATTTCTTCTTGGTCCTTCTCATCACCATTACACCCCTAAATGTGCTCTTTCAAGAGCAACAATTTACAAGACACCAATAGGCGACCTCCCTATAGATCTTGAAG TCATTGAAGAGCTAAAAGCTACTGGAAAATTTGACATGATGGATATTGAAGTTGATGAGGCTGAACATAGCATGGAAATGCACTTACCGTATCTTGCCAAAGTATTTCGTGG CCATTCGGTTAAAGTTGTTCCTATTATGGTTGGGGCTGTAAGCACAGAAAATGAAGCAATGTATGGACGATTGCTCTCCAAATATATTGATGACCCGAAAAATTTCTTTTCAGTTTCATCAGATTTTTGTCACTGGGGTTCTCG GTTCAATTACATGCACTATGACAAGAAACATGGGGCTATTCATAAATCTATTGAGGCATTGGACAAGATGGGAATGGAAATTATAGAAACCGGAGATCCTGATGAATTTAAACACTACTTGTTAGAGACTGATAATACAATTTGTGGACGTCATCCCATCAGTGTATTTCTTCAT ATGTCGAAGAACTGCTCAACAAAGATTAAGATAAAGTTTCTTCGATACGAGCAGTCAAGTCATTGCAAAAGCATGAGAGACAGCAGTGTGAGCTACGCATCCGCAGTGGCAAAGTCAGAATAA
- the LOC111891701 gene encoding nonsense-mediated mRNA decay factor SMG7: protein MTIPMNNTVSNLSRDRAQLLYNKNVELESKRRKAAQAKIPSDPNAWQQMRENYESILLEDHVFSEQHDIEYALWQLHYKRIEELRAHYSAAQAQNTKGPAPAPARPGPARITKIRSQFKTFLSEATGFYHDLMVKIRAKYGLSLGHISDDPQNDVDMKKGLISCHRCFIYLGDLARYKGLYGEGDSKTRDFAAASSYYKQAATLWPSSGNPHHQLAILASYSGDELLAVYRYFRSLAVDTPFTTARDNLIIAFEKNRQSYCQLLGDSKAAPNKKAPARVPGKGRNKGETWVSSKDRKTEPNLVVERESTTMPETLKAFSIRFVRLNGILFTRTSLETFLEVFSVARSDFLQLLSSGQDEVFNFGSDYEQCKLFITRFIAIMIFTVYNVNKKETEHQSYAEILQRSVVLQNAFAAIFDFMALILERCIQLNDPCASFLLPGIMIFVEWLVSCKEDLASTNEMEEKQVAARSLFWNQFVSFLNKLLIVSQVVNESGDETRLALPEDMELRGFLPLVSGQLVLDFTRTNYLDENKEKKARVQRIVAAGKALTNNSKNVGVGKQQQGFYFDSKSKQFLFGVEPQNNNQVSTENIGEKLECEEEEDDEVIVFKPSVPEKHTHTHTHTDTDGLVFPSKLIDNPAPVAVSMPPHEACASSVNENMVQDSQLEQPEEFIENGLFSNLNLLGGKEFEKHSGGMSSVGFQDSESIIIPSKFDSVMTSAAPSFGSVPSKAKPIKSPVSRPIRHYGPPPGFNNTVGTQPQPLYGVNLRNGIGNENQPVDDYSWLDGYQLPYSGYNNGIGIGNSWRCLPQPNKLLNTRKMPLGMESFPFPGKQVSSVAEAENGIQKQQNGNGGWVGGYQIPTERGNGNLQEAMQQQHQVKKGNEEFIALPQQYQGQSLWEGRFFV, encoded by the exons ATGACTATTCCAATGAATAACACTGTGAGTAATTTGTCAAGGGATCGAGCTCAACTTCTTTACAACAAG AATGTTGAGTTGGAAAGTAAGCGTAGAAAAGCAGCACAAGCAAAAATCCCATCAGATCCAAATGCATGGCAACAAATGCGAGAAAATTACGAATCTATCCTTCTTGAAGACCATGTCTTCTCTGAACAACATGACATTGAATATGCTCTATGGCAGTTGCATTACAAACGCATTGAGGAGTTGCGGGCACACTACAGTGCTGCCCAAGCACAAAACACAAAAGGTCCCGCCCCTGCCCCTGCCCGACCAGGGCCTGCCCGAATCACTAAAATCCGTTCCCAATTCAAGACCTTTCTTTCTGAAGCTACTGGATTTTACCATGATTTGATGGTGAAAATTAGGGCAAAATACGGGTTGTCTTTAGGTCATATTTCAGATGATCCACAAAATGATGTTGACATGAAGAAAGGCTTGATATCATGCCATAGATGCTTTATTTACCTTGGAGACCTTGCTCGCTATAAAGGGTTATATGGTGAAGGTGATTCAAAAACACGTGATTTTGCTGCAGCTTCAAGTTACTATAAGCAAGCTGCTACTCTTTGGCCTTCAAGTGGCAATCCTCATCATCAG CTTGCTATTCTTGCATCCTATTCTGGAGATGAACTTTTGGCTGTTTACCGTTATTTTCGAAGTTTAGCAGTTGATACCCCTTTTACTACTGCAAGAGACAATTTAATTATTGCATTTGAGAAG AATCGTCAAAGCTACTGCCAGCTTCTTGGAGATTCAAAAGCTGCCCCTAACAAGAAAGCACCAGCCCGGGTGCCCGGGAAAGGAAGAAACAAAGGTGAAACATGGGTTTCATCAAAAGATAGGAAAACAGAACCAAATCTTGTTGTTGAAAGAGAATCTACTACAATGCCTGAAACTCTTAAAGCCTTCAGTATTCGATTTGTCAGACTAAATGGCATCCTTTTTACTCGCACAAG TTTGGAGACTTTTTTGGAAGTTTTCTCAGTGGCGAGGAGTGATTTTCTTCAGCTACTATCATCCGGACAAGATGAGGTGTTCAATTTTGGTTCAGATTATGAGCAGTGTAAACTCTTCATAACCAGATTCATAGCAATCATGATATTCACTGTCTACAATGTAAACAAAAAGGAAACAGAACACCAATCATACGCAGAGATTCTTCAACGTTCTGTTGTCCTTCAAAACGCATTTGCTGCAATATTCGATTTCATGGCACTCATACTTGAAAGATGCATCCAGTTAAACGACCCATGTGCAAGCTTTTTACTCCCTGGAATCATGATTTTTGTTGAATGGCTTGTTTCTTGTAAAGAGGATTTAGCATCCACAAATGAAATGGAGGAGAAACAGGTTGCTGCTAGATCCTTATTTTGGAACCAATTTGTTTCTTTTCTCAACAAGCTTTTGATTGTGTCTCAAGTGGTTAATGAAAGTGGAGATGAAACtcgtcttgcattgcctgaaGACATGGAATTGAGGGGCTTCCTTCCACTTGTTTCTGGTCAACTCGTTCTTGACTTTACAAGAACAAATTATTTGGATGAAAATAAGGAAAAGAAGGCACGCGTACAACGGATTGTAGCTGCTGGAAAGGCTCTTACCAATAATAGTAAGAATGTTGGTGTTGGGAAGCAACAGCAAGGATTCTATTTTGATTCTAAATCCAAACAGTTTCTCTTTGGTGTTGAGCCACAAAATAACAACCAAGTTTCCACTGAAAACATTGGAGAAAAATTAGAATGTGAAGAGGAGGAAGATGATGAGGTTATTGTCTTCAAACCCTCTGTACCTGagaaacatacacatacacatacacatacagatACAGATGGTTTGGTGTTTCCTTCAAAACTTATTGACAATCCTGCCCCTGTGGCTGTCTCAATGCCACCACATGAAGCATGTGCATCTTCTGTCAATGAAAACATGGTGCAGGATTCGCAACTTGAACAACCAGAAGAATTTATTGAAAATGGTTTGTTTTCAAATCTCAACTTGTTGGGAGGaaaagaatttgaaaaacattcaGGAGGAATGTCGTCTGTTGGTTTCCAGGATTCTGAAAGTATTATCATACCATCCAAGTTTGATTCGGTGATGACATCAGCAGCACCTAGTTTTGGCAGCGTTCCTTCAAAGGCAAAGCCCATTAAGAGTCCAGTGAGCCGGCCCATACGACATTATGGGCCACCACCTGGATTCAACAACACTGTTGGTACTCAGCCTCAGCCACTGTATGGTGTTAACCTAAGGAATGGAATTGGAAATGAAAATCAACCTGTGGATGATTATAGCTGGTTAGATGGGTACCAGTTACCTTATTCTGGATACAACAATGGAATTGGAATCGGTAATTCCTGGAGGTGTTTGCCGCAACCAAACAAGCTTTTGAACACAAGGAAGATGCCGTTGGGAATGGAAAGCTTTCCATTCCCTGGTAAACAAGTTTCCTCTGTGGctgaggctgagaatggaatacAGAAACAACAGAATGGTAATGGTGGATGGGTTGGTGGTTATCAGATTCCAACAGAACGTGGGAATGGGAATCTACAAGAAGCAATGCAGCAGCAGCATCAAGTTAAAAAAGGGAATGAAGAGTTTATTGCACTGCCTCAGCAATACCAGGGACAATCGTTGTGGGAAGGTCGTTTCTTTGTGTGA